The genomic segment CGCAACAGTCCTTTTCGTGCTTATGAAACCACATGCATCGTCGTTGCGCCTTAATTTGATGTCAGACGGCTGCTACGCACCGATTGGTCGAGGCTATATTCGCACCGCCCTCTTTTGTTTCGATATCGCCTCCGATTGGATCGCTCGAGCGTCAGTACGTCTGCTCAGCCATCCAATGAACGGGTGCTCGtggcattttttccccctgctgcTAGATGCGACCGCATTGCAACAAAGTTTACAGTCGACACGTTTGAATTCTTGAAGcggagttttgttttgttacattGTAGCAGCGCCGTAACTGCTTCTGTGTCTTTGTCGGTCGGTTGGAGATTaggaaaacagtgtgtgtgcgtgtgtatttgaCTCTAAAACCCTCTTTGGTCCGAGTGGAAACATAGCTCAGCTTTCTAACTGCACTCGGTTTCGTGCTAGACCCAGTTTTTGTGGTGGTAATCGATTTTAAGGTGGTTGTTGACTCATTCTAACCAAGACGAGTGTAGCTCCAGGTTACTTGTGGGACATGTGCGCTTTGTTGTTTTAGTTCATCTTGCAGCATATTGTTTAGAAAGCCTCAGTTAGCTcagtgttttatgttgttttttttattgtttacttTTGTTGATGTTGACTCCCTGCAGACGTGTCTGCAAGGTTGTAGTCTCAACCAGAGAATCATTAAACTTAGTGTGGATGCTATTGTCCAGGTAATAACGGACACATTTTGACGGTTtggaggaaataaataaataaataccagaTTGATTCCAAAACAACATGCCCATTAGACGTTTTGGGGCTCACAAGTCTcttgtctctcactctcaacCTCCAAAGCTGTCGTATGGTTACTCGAAAATGAATGTCTCGAAAAGTGGCTACCGTGTTTTTTCTGCCAACTCAACCACCGCCTCCGCCGAGCTGGCCAAGAAGATCACAGAGTAAGTGGCCTTTCAATAACTAAATACAgagatgcatgcatttgtggTTGTATTGTCATTTCATCTACTTTTGACAGCGCACCTGGGAATCATAACGGCAGGTGACCTGAGGTGACTGGGTGTGTATTGTTTGGAATTTGATCCAgctcatgtgcacacacacacacacacacacacacacacacacaccacactttGGGCTTGTCAGAAATACAGCTAACCCTGTCAATAGCACGAGACTAGTGTATTGTTGACACAGTTCTGGACTTGTTAACCCATAGATAGAAACAACTGATAATGTATACTGAGgcatcacctgtcttcataggTAATGCATTGATGAATATGGGCCTGCTGCATTATGGGTCTACTCAAAAAGTAGGTACTTCTAGTTAGGcatagactgatatattggtttgtcaatattggctttttattaaatatcgggtGTTGGCCAGACAGTGTTGTTCACcaccaatatgatggaggttcctcctttttacataaaaacagtctgcagAACCTGCtaagaaatgttattttatttgcatgttATAAATTCATTGTTGTTGAATTgttatcccagagtttcccctactgTTGAAtaggtgtgtgggggggggtcaccctgccttaagaacctgttaaccctaaaataatttaattagcCTGGGTTTtagtggagttttagtgtcacatgatgctctaaaagctgtttcagaggcttttccatcctgacaagaataatatTGTGGTGGAAACACGGAATACTTTCAGTCTAAaagtatcggtatcagccttcaaaaactttACTTTGTCTAGTGCTGTGAGAGGCATATGTTACAGTTTTTCTTGTATTATCATACACCACCATTGTGTAAATGAATAACACTCCTATGGGGTGAAGATGAAAGATAAGTTTTATTAGATTAGGACTGATCAGGGCGTTGTCACGGGAGATTCAAAAGACTTGTCACTGAGAATCATAGCGATGAAAGCAGCACACTTCACAGACACCACTTCTTTACATTCATCTAGGGAATATGCACAGACAGATCTAATACTGTGTACTGGGAGCCAGATAAAATGTATTAAGCGGTGATTCATGGGGCATTTAAATGGTTCTCTGGTGCAGTTAAAAAAAACGGGTGAAACCGGATTCATGCATCTGATTATCACATGAAAATATGGAACGGGAATAGTCCGTTTAAAGACTTTAACTGTAAAAGCACTGAATAAACACCCACATCACTGCCACCGCCACCATCATCTCTTTCTGTTGGTCTagttcaaagtgtgtgtgtgtgtgtgtgtgtgtgtgtgtgtgtgtgtgtgtgtgtgtgtgtgggggagcaACCATTTTTCCCCAGCCCTGCAGACTTGTCAGTCAGCCAAGCAGCAGTTGTATCGCCTTAcccacacagagaaaaagagctTACCCCCCTTCGTACTGTTTGGCAACACTGCAGAACACTATTAGGGGGATTGCATTGCCATTACAGAGCTGAGCAGAGTTTTGTTACGGTGCAAAGGTGAAGTCTGCTAACACGAGGACGCACAAACTGCTGCTGAAATTTGTAGATGAACAATATTTGCCCTCACATGCATGTGTTGTGACTGGGGctgtgtgtgaactgaactCAACGTTCCTTCTTTACAACCTTCTAAGTCATTACTGCTGTGGCAGATTGAAAGCGGTGTGTTCAGGCTGCCAACTGGGTCGCCTTTGCACCATTCCTGGAACTTTCCCTTGACAGTCAAGTAGTATCTAGCGATCATGTTTTGAACACAGGCCCAGCACCGGCAACGCTATCCTCTCTGATCAGTGTTTTTAGTCGTCTACTACAATGTAGTCGTACTGGTTAATGACACTGTATCATACACTGGACCGAGGTCTGGGTTCAGGCATGTAAACAGGGCGAGGCCAGAGATCCCTGTTTTGCCTACAGGGATCCATGCTAACTGTACTGGGGGAACCTCCCACAGTCACAAAGCCAAACCCTCAGTCATCTGCGCCTCGCTTACAAGAGCCATCAAGAGCATTCTTTGCTTTGAACTGGCATCGAGATGCGACTGCGCAGTTGCAAATTTGACAGCATAATAATTTGGTAACCTCGGCCCAAGGCAGAGCAGTATTCATAATGCTTGGGCTTGTTCTACTTGTGGCTTGACTGATGCAACCCGACTGTTATGCACACTTTATTTATGCTGTATATCAGCTTAATGTATATTTTATGCACAGCGTTGACCTTTTTGTGGCTGTTGTGAAGTTGTCTTCTTCTTTGATGCCACAACCTGATTCCCCTCTAATCTTAATTAAGCGACTGAACTGAACAACGACTTAAATATTTGAGggcttgctctcctctcctctctctctctctctctctctctctctctctctctctctctctgtgtacaaTTGTTTTAAGCCTTGGGCTTGCCACATTTTTTCTAATATGTTGACAACTAAATGGACTATGACAGGGTACTTTGCAGTCACTCAGATTTTTACTGCTGTTTGTAGATGGTGGGCCTGTCTCCTGTTGACAGCCTCCGATGGGTCTTTAGAAAGGCATATTAGAGTACAGACATACAATGAATACTTACACAACAGCAGATAAGGAATTACCatgcaaaaaatgacacactctgacactcAGCTGACACTGAAGGTTGACATAATTGTGTGTTGACGACCCTCACATTTCCAAGAGTGTCCCTGAGCTAGACTGgagtctagtgtgtgtgtgtgtgtgtgtgtgtgtgtgtgtgtgtgtgtgtgttttgacactGTATCACCtctgttctctttttcttttccagaCGCTTGGGTGTTGAGTTGGGCAAGTCGACGGTTTATCAAGAGTCAAACAGAGGTAAGGTTGAGAAATATCCTTCAGGTCCCCCCCCCCATTTCACATCGAATATCTATTTCAAGTGCAGAGTTTATCTGCTGAGCTCTGGTTTCGTGCTGTCTCACTTGACTGTGCACTTGGACACAAATTGATtgcgtgtgtttttgtcttgttgtcAGAGACTAGAGTGGATGTGAAAGAGTCCGTCCGTGGACAAGATATCTTTATCATCCAGACCGTtcccaggtgagagagagagagatgatattCATAACATTTTCTTAGCCCTCTGCAAATTTGTATAGACACATTATAAAATTAAATTCACTAATTCACGTCCAAACATGCAAATTCAATCATCTGTAGGGTGTTACCTACAAAGATCACTTCAGATTGCCAGATTTCTATGTCACTTCATAGCTTTATGAGACAAACACTAAAGTGTCCCCATAACAAAAGAAACTGTACATATTTGCTTTGTCCAGCCAGCTTATGAACATCTGCTTATGATCCCGATCACATGACTGAGTTCCTCTGAAAGTGATATATTGTCTCCACCAGCCACAATTCCAATAGCTATGCCAATATACTGTAGTTGTCATTATTGGGTTATTAACCAAAACAAGTAAAAACTGGTGTAGCTGGAAACTTTTCTAGGAGACAGAGGCCATACTGTGCACTATGCCCACCAGCTAACTTGTTTTCATGTCTCATTTAAGTTTCCCTTAGCATACAATTTCCTGGGGGGTGAGATTACAATTCCAACCAAAATGAGGTTTACCTGTTGCAGCAGGTAAACCAGGGAAGGCAACACCTAGCTATGACCAGCTCACATGCAGGAATCAGTTGATTTCTCTTTGTTAACCTATGACGTCAAGACATGTTTGAAACATCACCAGAGGTCACAGGAGGGGGACGGACACCATTTCTGACCGTCCGACAGTGAGTCTATAGTTGACTGGCTGCAGCTGGtaaagtgagacagagtgtgaatAACCATGCAGGCACAGCAGGCCACTGACCTCTCTGTGTTGGCTCTCTGGTTTCACCAAGCTGTCGAGGCCAAAAGCGATACAAACACTATCCCGTTACACCAACCACCTACTCTTTGCCTTATAATGTAGTGAAACTGTCCCAGTCATCAAAATAACAATCATCGTGatatttaatacaaatctaaccacaattcagtttaaaaaaacaccCAGTTGCTTTCGAGGTTATATTTACCTCTTGGCGTGGCTTGGGGGAAAGGCTGGTAAGGGTGGAGTCCACTAGTAGAGAGGCCATGCCAAGACAAGGTGAATAAAAACAAGTTGGTATTCTTTATACACATTGTAGTCAGTGGAATGGCATGGTGTCTGGCTGAACTGCCCTATAATTATGGAATTGGTAACGTGTTAAAAGACATGAATAAGACAATATTGTAACACAGGTAATGCTGATTTTGGCTGAAGGAAAACCAAACGAGCTTAATAACCTTGTACTTGCTGGGTAAACAAACACTCGACTGCTGACTCATCATTCCCTGTCAGCTCATCATTCATATCATCCTAGAACCGATTCctccttaaagtcgagatgaaacggcatttcgagagtatctaacttccgtatcgtgacgtatttccgagtgaaacaggaaagacaggcgggacataacgttgggaggaatttgatttgaacgttgaaaagtgggcgtgtcataacacccgaagacacaccgaagtaccgtgctgttgctagctagctaactaatgaatcttagcctcttagctctgtgcgctaaaagttgaagattgattgatgggtggatgtcatgatattattggttgaaattagttacgggcatgcttacgtaagcacacggcatattttgttttacaggaagaaaacatgattgaattttgatataagaatacaatgaaattgattttttttttttttttggcatatattgttaaataggtgcacagtatgaccgaggatgtgatctaaaagggttaaaaaggcattttccatttcatctcgtctttaaagcAAAGGTGTTTTGTGTTACCCATAGATgtaaacatacatgcattaaCAATTACCGGCCATCTACTGGGTATATACTAGCTCTTTACTTTGTCATGCACAGTAGCTCACAGTTACCACTATTGTCCAAGTAGTAGTACTGCTACATAAAATTAATTTGTATGTTTAACCTTCATGAGAATTTCCTCTGTTGATAAACGTAGGCCACATCCATTTGCATAGAGCTGTGCCAGTCAGCCAGTAGCCAGTGTCAGATCAAGATATGTCACGTACACTCGTCTTGATTTGATCTCTTCTGTTGCTCAGAGATGTCAACACAGCCATCATGGAGCTGCTGGTCATGGCTTATGCCCTGAAGACTTCCTGTGCCAAGAACATCATCGGGGTCATCCCCTACTTCCCTTACAGCAAGCAGTgcaagatgaggaagagaggatcCATTGTCTGCAAGCTGCTCGCCTCCATGCTAGCCAAAGCTGGTATGgtttttgtgttatttacttAATGCTATACTTTATTTGATTCAGTGGATATTGCAAACTGAATGACCACAAAGGGAATGATGAAGTTGTATTATATAAaaccttttttattttgcacttTGAAGCCATACCAAagcttgttgtttttgttgtcgcAGGGCTAACTCACATCATCACCATGGACCTCCACCAGAAGGAGATCCAGGGCTTCTTCAGCTTCCCTGTTGACAACCTGAGGGCTTCCCCCTTCCTCATCCAGTACATCCAGGAGGAGGTACGGCTACATTACCTGGCACACACTACGACATTGTGCCTTTTTGTCAAACAGCCACTGAGCCAGTGGCAAAAGAtacagtgttgttgtaactgTTTTCAAGTTCAACAAAAAACCTTTTGTTTTCGTGAAATTCGATTGAAAGATCAATGATCAGCTTTATATTCCACCATTGAAAATGCCATTTCTCCTTCTCCAGATCCCTGACTACAGGAATGCCGTAATCGTTGCAAAGTCCCCATCAGCTGCCAAGAGGTAACAGCAAGCCTGGGACATGCAGGACTTGCAAGTATTGACGTCCTCAAGTTCTCTAGTCGCACTTTCTGTTATACACAAGTGTACCTCTTATGTCGCTGTCACCGTTGTTGGTTTCTTTTTTGTGTGCTGTGTATTTGTGGTCACATGTTAGcactttgtgtctgtttgtatatgtgtacaAGTTTCTGTGTGCACTACTTTCTGTTGTCTTTTGGCTATATATttgtttgtatatgtttgtgtctaTCAGTTTCTTTGaccactgcatgtgtgtgtgtgtgtgtgtgtgtctcagagctCAGTCCTATGCTGAGAGGCTGCGGCTGGGACTGGCTGTGATCCACGGAGAGGCCCAGTGTTCGGAGTCGGACATGGCTGACGGTAGACACTCTCCCCCCTCGTCCCGCACCACCACAGGACACACCGGCCTGGAGCTGCCATGTAAGACAGAGACACATGTTAAAACATTTCTCTATCTCCACCCGCTGTTTCTCTTCTTTACTTTTTCCATCACTCTCTCAGCCATATACAGATTAATAGTGTAGTATGTCGCAAACATGTCAATTTTATGACGGATTACATCTTCCATTTCTGGATGCACGTACACAGAAAAGCCCATTTTCACATTATTGGTGACCCTCGCATATTATAAACTTTGTACGTCTTCCACCAAGGCTGCCCCTCTTTGTCCCatgcctctcttcttctcttcaatCTTCTTCTGAGAGACCAAGAATGTGCCTTGGGTGTTGCTCTCCTCACgcctttttaaatgtgtttgttcAACAAGGAGAGCCGCTCTATGAAACATGAGTGTAGTGCCTGTAAGAAACTTAGTCAAACATTGTCAGAATCTTACACTCCTCTTGAAATATCTTGCATAATGTCCCGCTTTCTTAACACCCTTAAACCTGGTACATGCTTCACACAGAATGGCAGACGTTGCAGGATCTTTGTTTCATTGAAGAAGAAGTTTTGTCACTTGGAAGATCCCGATCCCTCCCTTTTAAGACCATTAGCAAGGCTGGCCTCCTCTGACACAGACAGTTTCAGTCAGTCTCTTCCAGAAGCAGCCTAAAAGGCCAGCTTAAGACAAAAGTGAAGACCTGAGTAGCCATGATGCTGACCCTGCAGcatttcattcacacacacacacacacacacagtttattcAGCATGCGTTAGGTCAGCACAGCCCATCCCTTCACCTGGACGTTGTTGTAGCCAGCTGTGAAATCCTGCAGGCAAAGACTGACATTGCCCCTTTTTCTCCCTCGGATGGTTTATTTCTCTTCTCGTCTCGTCTCAGCTGCTCGCCTCAGCTGAATTTctcatccacctcctccttccttcattgACTCggcaatttgtttttatgtcagccttttcttccttctctgaAATATGAACTGAATCACACTCATTCCACCCGTCTCTCGCTGCCTTTACAGATTCATTGATTACATCTTCTGCCCTTTGACCCTCCATGAAACGTCAATTCTCATTTCTTGAAGGTTTCCTCCCTCTAAACAGCTTTGGGGAAACAGCCATCTCCGAGAAAGATGTTTTGTTTCATGACATCACTGTGTGCACTGTaatattctgtgtgttttcacaactttgtgattgtgtgttaaCATGCgtactttgtgtttttgtgcctCCGCACCGGCGACAGCCGTggcctggagggaatttcattacatctggcacaaacgtccacttggactcaaggatgaactgattagaatttggtggtcaaaggtcaaggtcactgtgacctcacaaaagacatttttggccataactcaagaattcatacgctaattatgacaaaatttcgcacaaatgtctaataggataaaatgatgaagtgatgacattttatatccaaaagttcaaaggtcaacttcaccgtgacatcataatgttttgcttaccactgtagctgagaaaacgatcttgggtctacaaaaacggtggaagtgctgtcacttacttttgcagacaccaaaatcctttaagttgacctaataatcacattaattatatatgttcaataaataaagactgtccttgcaatgataaaacaaagtttattggcggaggcatacaaccgcgaggcaGTTACTTCTagcttgtgtttgtatgtgtactGTACCATTAATATTCTGTACCATCCTATCTTTTGACAACACAGGCAGCAGACATCATGTCCCATTCCCTGGGATAGAGCTCCCAAGTATGACCATAACGCTTGAATCCATTTCTGCTTCTTTGTTAGATTGTTTTTGCCTCCCTGCATGGAATGATGGAATGAGCTACTGAGGGCTTCCAATACATTTTATATCTGGGCACTGAGGAATTGTCTTAAACCAAATTAGAATGAAAATGGTGGTATGATATTAGATGACAATTGATGTTAGACCAGGTTGGGCTCTTTCTCTTGCCTGTTTTACTGTTGCTAAAATAAGGTTTTGAAGAAAGCAATTAGTCCAAAGGAAGGAAATATGTTGGCACACACCGCATAGTATCTAAATATGTCAGTGGCTAAGTCTGTTTCACTGCACTGCAAGCTGAGGTTACCCATGCTTGACCCCGATGCAGCAAACCTCTCAGCTCCTTTTATTGCTGCCCTCACCCTACAGCTAAATCAAAGCTAGTTTGAATATTGATGGGTCCTTACTGATGTAAGGTTTTCCAGACTGATCCCAGTTTACTGCTGAGATTATTAAGGGATTTCATGGATATCTTACTCATTCCAACTATATTTTCTTAGCTAGCGCTATGTCTTTTCTTTGCAGCTTTACTTTTGAAGTGGAAGGTAGATGTGTTCATCTACTAGAATAAAAGCGGCATATTATATTTCTTAATGAACTCACACTGTGAGTTTACATCTGGGTCAGTCAGAGTACTTTGGTGTGCAAAGAGATTCACATGGGTGGGGAAAGCTAATGAAACCCATGAACATTTGTGTCCTAGTTTTGTCCGTCCAACGTGGGAGGATGTGGGCACAGCAGACTACTGTTGTTTAGGCCAGTAAGCCGCTAGTCTGACTTGCAGCTTACAACGTACAATAAGCTTCAATCAGGTCTGCCTGGTCATATCTTTTCAGATTACATTaagcaaaaatgaataaacCAGTCTCACTACTCCCATCTCATTGTGCACATTGGCTCACAGACGTCAGGTATTTCCTGTGTCAGCTAGAAGAGAAACACTTGTGATGTGAAGAGGGGCAGTGCAGTGCAATACAAAATACTTAACATTGTTTCTAGAACAGGGAGCTGCACTGTTCTGATGTGATTCAACCTTGAGGCGCATTTGGATCATGAGATGAAAATAGTTTCCCCTGTGTGTCCATGGTAATTTTTGGAAGCCCTCAGTCtcaaatcctttaagttgaacTGATTTTGGTTCTTGAGAAATAAAACTTGGATTATTACTGGACAGGACTGAGAAATTGTGACCTGAAAGATATTATGAATTGTCTGCCCTCAATCACATAGATATGTCAAGATCTTGACATTTAGTGTTCAAGCTGCTGAACGTTGCAAAAATTAGCCTAAAAACCCAACAGAAATTTTCACATGTATAtcattgcattgcattataATAGCTAACACTAATTAATACTCAAAATCCTCTTACTAGATTCAAGTTATGAAATTACATTTCAATTACATTGCAATTTTCTGCTATACTAGCTATTAACTACAGATAACATTTCATTAATTACAGAACATGAACAAAGTAATTTTCCACATGCAACAATATCCTGATTTGACTTTAATGCTGAGTTGCACCAAAATGAATATGAGCCAGTTTGCTGGACACTGTTGTATTCTGTTCATATTTGCCATTTGCATCCTTTTGCCTGATTAGTTTGTCTTTTGAGTTGTGGGTCCAAACTGTTTGCAACAGTTTGagtcttgtttgtttaaaaGCTCAGTTTGGATTACAGTTTCCCGGCTTCCTTTGCTACCCAGAAACCCATAACCACCTGACTGACACCCTTGTAGGAGTTTTAAATGGACAGAGGCCTTGTTGGATGGTCTGTGACGGATTTGGGAACTGACCACTAAAACTGCCTTGCTGTTGTTTGGAAGAAGGTTTTTGGCATGGTCGGCTGCAGTGTGGGGGTCCCTACAGTTCAAATGTGGTGGTTTGTAGACCGGGGTCGATTATTATTTGAAATCCTTTCAACTACTTCAAACATTCGTATAAGCCTGCCTGGAGTTAGAAGACTTCAAAATAGGGCAATTTAAATGATTTCTTTGGCAGGCAAGATCAATTACTCAGTAAGTAATTTATTCCATTATAGTTATCCATTACAAATGGTATTTGAATTGATTCCAAATAGTGATTTGACCCTGGTTTGGTGGCTCCTAAGGGGGTCAGTTCTACGCTCACCTCTCCATCTACTACAATACCAAACGCAATAGCATGCAAGACCCTGTAAACTCTTGGATTGGACTCAGCAGGATGACAAGTTCATCCTCAAAATTCATCCCACCAACGACATATTCCATTTCCCCAAAGTCTTCCAAGTTTTCTGGAGGCCTGAAACGATTGGACTGGTGCTGTGGTAGCTGGATGCTTGTTGAGGTAGAGCTGCCTTGCATGATGTTTGCAGGTTTTTAACCAAATCCCTTCTCACCTAATCTCCTTCCCTTTTTTTATGTGATCCAAGTATCCTCTCCTGATCTCTGAGACACTGGATCGATCGATCTGACTTCTGTGCTCAAAGTAATCGTCCTCTTATCTTTGTCTTTCAGTGATGATGGCGAAGGAGAAGCCACCAATCACTGTTGTAGGAGATGTAGGAGGCAGAATCGCCATCATTGTTGTAAGACCTTGAGCTTTTATGTGACTTACATGTACTTAACACAATTTAGTAATTCCTTCTTTGGACTCAGTAGTGGGGTTTCACAAAACAACTGTATTGGTAATATACGGTGCAAGGGTTGAGATACTGTGTCATGTGAGTGTGGTTTTTCACTTATTGAATCATTAATGCAATTTGGTTAGAGGAATACTTGCACATACATTTCTGTGCAGGTCCTGTCACTTTTGCTTGTCAATACAGACTTTCAGCTAACTCGTGACTAATGTCTCTCTTGATGCCGGTTAGCATTACAAAGGTATTAATTCTTACCAtcttacagtctgttgacagcagagactgACAAAACTGACCAAAACTCAATAACGTTTACATGACATGCTGATACAATACAAATTGAATGTTGAGATTTAATCGCGCCCGTTCGTGTGATCCCTAACTCTTATCCATGTGGCCACTTATCTTAGGACGACATTATCGATGACGTGGAGGACTTTGTTGCAGCGGCAGACTTCCTGAAGGAGCGAGGAGCCTACAAGATCTACATCATGGCCACACACGGCCTGCTGTCCGCCGAGGCGCCGAGACTCATAGAGGAGTCTGCTATCGATGAGGTAAAATCACAAGACCATTACCTTTGAACATAGAGTAACTAGAACGCTGGAAGTAGGTCAAAGTAAACGAATTTTTAACCTGACCTTTAATGTCACTGCACTTTGCTTGTGAACACCACGGGAAATGTAAGTTAAATGTGAAGTTTCAGTGAACTGTTTTAATTCTAtttattatgtgaaaataaatgCACCAGGAAACAGGTGGCTGAGAACTGCAACACTATAGCCTTCACTAAATGTAAACCCATCCTGCCCCAGTATATTTCAGT from the Centroberyx gerrardi isolate f3 chromosome 3, fCenGer3.hap1.cur.20231027, whole genome shotgun sequence genome contains:
- the LOC139921373 gene encoding phosphoribosyl pyrophosphate synthase-associated protein 1-like isoform X1, with product MLFFLLFTFVDVDSLQTCLQGCSLNQRIIKLSVDAIVQLSYGYSKMNVSKSGYRVFSANSTTASAELAKKITERLGVELGKSTVYQESNRETRVDVKESVRGQDIFIIQTVPRDVNTAIMELLVMAYALKTSCAKNIIGVIPYFPYSKQCKMRKRGSIVCKLLASMLAKAGLTHIITMDLHQKEIQGFFSFPVDNLRASPFLIQYIQEEIPDYRNAVIVAKSPSAAKRAQSYAERLRLGLAVIHGEAQCSESDMADGRHSPPSSRTTTGHTGLELPCSRHHVPFPGIELPMMMAKEKPPITVVGDVGGRIAIIVDDIIDDVEDFVAAADFLKERGAYKIYIMATHGLLSAEAPRLIEESAIDEVVVTNTVPHEVQKLQCPKIKTVDVSMILAEAIRRIHNGESMAYLFRNIAVDD
- the LOC139921373 gene encoding phosphoribosyl pyrophosphate synthase-associated protein 1-like isoform X2 → MLFFLLFTFVDVDSLQTCLQGCSLNQRIIKLSVDAIVQLSYGYSKMNVSKSGYRVFSANSTTASAELAKKITERLGVELGKSTVYQESNRETRVDVKESVRGQDIFIIQTVPRDVNTAIMELLVMAYALKTSCAKNIIGVIPYFPYSKQCKMRKRGSIVCKLLASMLAKAGLTHIITMDLHQKEIQGFFSFPVDNLRASPFLIQYIQEEIPDYRNAVIVAKSPSAAKRAQSYAERLRLGLAVIHGEAQCSESDMADGRHSPPSSRTTTGHTGLELPLMMAKEKPPITVVGDVGGRIAIIVDDIIDDVEDFVAAADFLKERGAYKIYIMATHGLLSAEAPRLIEESAIDEVVVTNTVPHEVQKLQCPKIKTVDVSMILAEAIRRIHNGESMAYLFRNIAVDD
- the LOC139921373 gene encoding phosphoribosyl pyrophosphate synthase-associated protein 1-like isoform X4; this encodes MPIRRFGAHKSLVSHSQPPKLSYGYSKMNVSKSGYRVFSANSTTASAELAKKITERLGVELGKSTVYQESNRETRVDVKESVRGQDIFIIQTVPRDVNTAIMELLVMAYALKTSCAKNIIGVIPYFPYSKQCKMRKRGSIVCKLLASMLAKAGLTHIITMDLHQKEIQGFFSFPVDNLRASPFLIQYIQEEIPDYRNAVIVAKSPSAAKRAQSYAERLRLGLAVIHGEAQCSESDMADGRHSPPSSRTTTGHTGLELPLMMAKEKPPITVVGDVGGRIAIIVDDIIDDVEDFVAAADFLKERGAYKIYIMATHGLLSAEAPRLIEESAIDEVVVTNTVPHEVQKLQCPKIKTVDVSMILAEAIRRIHNGESMAYLFRNIAVDD
- the LOC139921373 gene encoding phosphoribosyl pyrophosphate synthase-associated protein 1-like isoform X3 → MPIRRFGAHKSLVSHSQPPKLSYGYSKMNVSKSGYRVFSANSTTASAELAKKITERLGVELGKSTVYQESNRETRVDVKESVRGQDIFIIQTVPRDVNTAIMELLVMAYALKTSCAKNIIGVIPYFPYSKQCKMRKRGSIVCKLLASMLAKAGLTHIITMDLHQKEIQGFFSFPVDNLRASPFLIQYIQEEIPDYRNAVIVAKSPSAAKRAQSYAERLRLGLAVIHGEAQCSESDMADGRHSPPSSRTTTGHTGLELPCSRHHVPFPGIELPMMMAKEKPPITVVGDVGGRIAIIVDDIIDDVEDFVAAADFLKERGAYKIYIMATHGLLSAEAPRLIEESAIDEVVVTNTVPHEVQKLQCPKIKTVDVSMILAEAIRRIHNGESMAYLFRNIAVDD
- the LOC139921373 gene encoding phosphoribosyl pyrophosphate synthase-associated protein 1-like isoform X5; protein product: MNVSKSGYRVFSANSTTASAELAKKITERLGVELGKSTVYQESNRETRVDVKESVRGQDIFIIQTVPRDVNTAIMELLVMAYALKTSCAKNIIGVIPYFPYSKQCKMRKRGSIVCKLLASMLAKAGLTHIITMDLHQKEIQGFFSFPVDNLRASPFLIQYIQEEIPDYRNAVIVAKSPSAAKRAQSYAERLRLGLAVIHGEAQCSESDMADGRHSPPSSRTTTGHTGLELPCSRHHVPFPGIELPMMMAKEKPPITVVGDVGGRIAIIVDDIIDDVEDFVAAADFLKERGAYKIYIMATHGLLSAEAPRLIEESAIDEVVVTNTVPHEVQKLQCPKIKTVDVSMILAEAIRRIHNGESMAYLFRNIAVDD